The following proteins come from a genomic window of Nicotiana tomentosiformis chromosome 12, ASM39032v3, whole genome shotgun sequence:
- the LOC104112063 gene encoding uncharacterized protein isoform X1, which translates to MDPRLHYLGFAANPSLHASKNLGNSIPIGGAASEGGDCADTTLRLDSVGSLIPSFPAPKEIKCNCSSTHGSIDQQIDSYLCLSLGHSSTSMESMWSSGILCTSISPAKETHESSMDLEVDFGLYLANEMTPRPKSSAISIPKVPDAGTAIDLELSLSNSAAESDVTTVPHSFSGAFHTDEVSTGSHQNTGSFFHPLHAPHDKESNYFSKQAIKEVEPSPVFPDPSSSVITHPKSSVTCTSGSTKQQRNSGIKQCQFKGCIKGARGASGLCIAHGGGRRCQKPGCHKGAEGRTAFCKAHGGGRRCEFLGCTKSAEGRTDFCITHGGGRRCSHEGCTRAARGKSGLCIRHGGGKRCQMENCTKSAEGLSGLCISHGGGRRCQYPQCTKGAQGSTLFCKAHGGGKRCTFEGCNKGAEGSTPFCKGHGGGKRCTYQGGGVCPKSVHGGTLFCVAHGGGKRCAMPECSRSARGRTDFCVRHGGGKRCKFDSCGKSAQGSTDFCKAHGGGKRCSWGQPGSEFGQNESPFNSFARAKSGLCESHGALVQDKRVHGGATLGAVVLDSTPKNPGKMKEIVNVEDMYIDIMKMGSNILTSTGWKYFEFKEGNTPVGGSSSSVSEGRVHGGSLMAMLAGGSSHTLNSSRGTVTTSEPGKPFGNA; encoded by the coding sequence ATGGATCCCAGATTGCACTATTTGGGATTTGCTGCAAACCCGTCGTTACATGCATCCAAGAATCTGGGCAATTCCATCCCAATTGGCGGAGCTGCATCTGaaggtggtgattgtgctgataCCACACTGCGACTTGATTCTGTTGGGTCCTTAATACCTTCATTCCCTGCCCCAAAGGAAATCAAATGCAATTGCAGCTCAACTCATGGATCTATTGATCAGCAAATTGATTCATATTTATGTCTAAGCTTAGGCCATTCATCAACTTCCATGGAAAGTATGTGGAGTTCAGGCATTCTATGCACCTCAATATCTCCAGCGAAAGAAACTCACGAGTCCTCGATGGACCTGGAAGTGGACTTCGGTCTTTATCTTGCCAATGAGATGACACCAAGGCCGAAAAGTTCAGCTATCTCCATTCCAAAAGTACCTGACGCAGGGACTGCAATTGATCTGGAACTGAGTCTTTCCAATAGTGCTGCTGAATCTGATGTTACGACTGTGCCACACAGTTTTTCTGGAGCTTTTCATACTGATGAAGTATCAACAGGTTCTCATCAAAATACTGGTAGCTTTTTTCATCCGTTACATGCGCCACACGACAAAGAGTCTAATTACTTCTCGAAACAGGCGATAAAAGAAGTTGAGCCATCTCCAGTCTTTCCTGATCCCTCCTCAAGTGTAATAACACATCCAAAAAGCTCAGTAACCTGTACTTCCGGGTCAACAAAGCAGCAGCGCAACAGTGGTATCAAACAGTGTCAGTTCAAGGGATGTATTAAAGGAGCAAGAGGTGCTTCTGGCCTTTGCATTGCCCATGGCGGAGGCCGTAGGTGTCAGAAACCGGGTTGCCATAAGGGAGCCGAGGGTCGAACCGCATTCTGCAAGGCCCATGGCGGTGGTAGGCGGTGTGAATTCCTAGGGTGTACCAAAAGTGCAGAAGGACGCACTGATTTCTGCATCACGCATGGGGGTGGACGCCGTTGCAGTCACGAAGGCTGCACCCGCGCTGCCAGAGGGAAGTCTGGATTATGCATTAGACATGGTGGGGGCAAGAGATGCCAGATGGAGAACTGCACGAAAAGTGCGGAAGGACTCTCTGGCCTCTGCATTTCACATGGAGGTGGCCGGCGGTGTCAGTACCCCCAGTGCACTAAAGGGGCCCAAGGAAGCACCTTGTTTTGTAAGGCCCACGGTGGTGGGAAACGTTGCACATTTGAAGGGTGCAATAAGGGCGCAGAGGGTAGCACACCTTTCTGTAAAGGTCACGGGGGAGGGAAAAGATGTACATACCAAGGAGGTGGCGTTTGCCCAAAGAGTGTGCACGGAGGGACTCTCTTCTGTGTGGCACATGGCGGTGGTAAGAGATGTGCTATGCCAGAATGCTCCAGGAGTGCTAGGGGCCGGACAGATTTCTGTGTGCGCCATGGTGGTGGTAAAAGATGCAAATTCGACAGCTGTGGAAAAAGCGCTCAGGGAAGCACCGATTTCTGCAAGGCCCACGGTGGTGGAAAGAGATGTTCATGGGGTCAACCTGGTTCTGAATTTGGCCAAAATGAGAGTCCTTTTAACTCATTTGCCAGAGCAAAGTCTGGACTTTGTGAATCTCATGGTGCCCTGGTGCAAGACAAACGTGTTCACGGTGGTGCCACTCTAGGGGCTGTCGTCTTGGATTCAACACCCAAAAATCCCGGTAAGATGAAGGAGATTGTCAACGTAGAGGATATGTATATTGATATCATGAAGATGGGAAGTAACATTTTGACATCTACAGGTTGGAAATATTTTGAGTTTAAGGAAGGGAATACGCCAGTTGGTGGAAGCTCATCATCAGTTTCCGAGGGAAGAGTGCACGGAGGAAGTTTGATGGCAATGCTGGCCGGTGGCTCTAGCCACACCTTAAACAGCAGCAGGGGCACAGTGACTACATCCGAGCCAGGGAAACCTTTTGGTAACGCCTAA
- the LOC104112063 gene encoding uncharacterized protein isoform X2 → MDPRLHYLGFAANPSLHASKNLGNSIPIGGAASEGGDCADTTLRLDSVGSLIPSFPAPKEIKCNCSSTHGSIDQQIDSYLCLSLGHSSTSMESMWSSGILCTSISPAKETHESSMDLEVDFGLYLANEMTPRPKSSAISIPKVPDAGTAIDLELSLSNSAAESDVTTVPHSFSGAFHTDEVSTGSHQNTGSFFHPLHAPHDKESNYFSKQAIKEVEPSPVFPDPSSSVITHPKSSVTCTSGSTKQQRNSGIKQCQFKGCIKGARGASGLCIAHGGGRRCQKPGCHKGAEGRTAFCKAHGGGRRCEFLGCTKSAEGRTDFCITHGGGRRCSHEGCTRAARGKSGLCIRHGGGKRCQMENCTKSAEGLSGLCISHGGGRRCQYPQCTKGAQGSTLFCKAHGGGKRCTFEGCNKGAEGSTPFCKGHGGGKRCTYQGGGVCPKSVHGGTLFCVAHGGGKRCAMPECSRSARGRTDFCVRHGGGKRCKFDSCGKSAQGSTDFCKAHGGGKRCSWGQPGSEFGQNESPFNSFARAKSGLCESHGALVQDKRVHGGATLGAVVLDSTPKNPGWKYFEFKEGNTPVGGSSSSVSEGRVHGGSLMAMLAGGSSHTLNSSRGTVTTSEPGKPFGNA, encoded by the exons ATGGATCCCAGATTGCACTATTTGGGATTTGCTGCAAACCCGTCGTTACATGCATCCAAGAATCTGGGCAATTCCATCCCAATTGGCGGAGCTGCATCTGaaggtggtgattgtgctgataCCACACTGCGACTTGATTCTGTTGGGTCCTTAATACCTTCATTCCCTGCCCCAAAGGAAATCAAATGCAATTGCAGCTCAACTCATGGATCTATTGATCAGCAAATTGATTCATATTTATGTCTAAGCTTAGGCCATTCATCAACTTCCATGGAAAGTATGTGGAGTTCAGGCATTCTATGCACCTCAATATCTCCAGCGAAAGAAACTCACGAGTCCTCGATGGACCTGGAAGTGGACTTCGGTCTTTATCTTGCCAATGAGATGACACCAAGGCCGAAAAGTTCAGCTATCTCCATTCCAAAAGTACCTGACGCAGGGACTGCAATTGATCTGGAACTGAGTCTTTCCAATAGTGCTGCTGAATCTGATGTTACGACTGTGCCACACAGTTTTTCTGGAGCTTTTCATACTGATGAAGTATCAACAGGTTCTCATCAAAATACTGGTAGCTTTTTTCATCCGTTACATGCGCCACACGACAAAGAGTCTAATTACTTCTCGAAACAGGCGATAAAAGAAGTTGAGCCATCTCCAGTCTTTCCTGATCCCTCCTCAAGTGTAATAACACATCCAAAAAGCTCAGTAACCTGTACTTCCGGGTCAACAAAGCAGCAGCGCAACAGTGGTATCAAACAGTGTCAGTTCAAGGGATGTATTAAAGGAGCAAGAGGTGCTTCTGGCCTTTGCATTGCCCATGGCGGAGGCCGTAGGTGTCAGAAACCGGGTTGCCATAAGGGAGCCGAGGGTCGAACCGCATTCTGCAAGGCCCATGGCGGTGGTAGGCGGTGTGAATTCCTAGGGTGTACCAAAAGTGCAGAAGGACGCACTGATTTCTGCATCACGCATGGGGGTGGACGCCGTTGCAGTCACGAAGGCTGCACCCGCGCTGCCAGAGGGAAGTCTGGATTATGCATTAGACATGGTGGGGGCAAGAGATGCCAGATGGAGAACTGCACGAAAAGTGCGGAAGGACTCTCTGGCCTCTGCATTTCACATGGAGGTGGCCGGCGGTGTCAGTACCCCCAGTGCACTAAAGGGGCCCAAGGAAGCACCTTGTTTTGTAAGGCCCACGGTGGTGGGAAACGTTGCACATTTGAAGGGTGCAATAAGGGCGCAGAGGGTAGCACACCTTTCTGTAAAGGTCACGGGGGAGGGAAAAGATGTACATACCAAGGAGGTGGCGTTTGCCCAAAGAGTGTGCACGGAGGGACTCTCTTCTGTGTGGCACATGGCGGTGGTAAGAGATGTGCTATGCCAGAATGCTCCAGGAGTGCTAGGGGCCGGACAGATTTCTGTGTGCGCCATGGTGGTGGTAAAAGATGCAAATTCGACAGCTGTGGAAAAAGCGCTCAGGGAAGCACCGATTTCTGCAAGGCCCACGGTGGTGGAAAGAGATGTTCATGGGGTCAACCTGGTTCTGAATTTGGCCAAAATGAGAGTCCTTTTAACTCATTTGCCAGAGCAAAGTCTGGACTTTGTGAATCTCATGGTGCCCTGGTGCAAGACAAACGTGTTCACGGTGGTGCCACTCTAGGGGCTGTCGTCTTGGATTCAACACCCAAAAATCCCG GTTGGAAATATTTTGAGTTTAAGGAAGGGAATACGCCAGTTGGTGGAAGCTCATCATCAGTTTCCGAGGGAAGAGTGCACGGAGGAAGTTTGATGGCAATGCTGGCCGGTGGCTCTAGCCACACCTTAAACAGCAGCAGGGGCACAGTGACTACATCCGAGCCAGGGAAACCTTTTGGTAACGCCTAA